From the genome of Solidesulfovibrio carbinolicus, one region includes:
- a CDS encoding phenylacetate--CoA ligase family protein, whose product MSAYRFLPDLSAEAIADIQAAGLNWTCRHAFAGSPVYRERLAEAGYEPGQNLTLDDLTSLPLTSVEDLRQGYPLPLLSVPETEVVRIHASSGTTGKRKILAYTQRDIDTWKEMFARCYELAGLTTLDRVQIAVGYGLWTAGAGFQLGCEHFGAMALPVGPGNMEIHLQLLEDMGSTCLCSTASMALLLAEEVHKRDLRKRVKLKKVIFGAETHTDKMRRRFEKWLGIEESFDITGMTELYGPGAGLECTAHQGIHYWADKFILEVLDPVTLTPVAPGEVGEMVVTSLCKEAAPLIRYRTRDLTRQLPEPCPCGLSMPRHDRILGRSDDMFVFRGVNIYPGQIASVLEHFKDVDSEFQIRLLRRDGRDQMVVKVERKPGTGPELDQNLSEAISIEMRKHLFVRGWVEIMAPGTLPRTFGKTKRVVDDRNGIEEE is encoded by the coding sequence ATGTCTGCATACCGTTTTTTGCCCGATCTATCCGCCGAAGCCATCGCCGACATCCAGGCCGCCGGCCTCAACTGGACCTGCCGCCACGCCTTTGCCGGCAGCCCGGTCTACCGGGAACGCTTGGCCGAGGCCGGCTACGAACCCGGCCAGAACCTGACCCTGGACGACCTGACCAGCCTGCCGCTGACCTCCGTCGAGGACCTGCGCCAGGGCTATCCCCTGCCGCTTCTGTCCGTGCCCGAGACCGAGGTGGTGCGCATCCACGCCTCGTCCGGCACCACCGGCAAACGCAAGATTTTGGCCTACACCCAGCGCGACATCGATACCTGGAAGGAGATGTTCGCCCGCTGCTACGAGCTGGCCGGGCTGACCACCCTGGACCGGGTGCAGATCGCCGTGGGCTACGGCCTGTGGACGGCCGGGGCCGGCTTTCAGCTGGGCTGCGAACATTTCGGGGCCATGGCCCTGCCGGTGGGTCCGGGCAACATGGAGATCCACCTCCAGTTGCTTGAGGACATGGGTTCCACCTGCCTGTGCTCCACCGCCTCCATGGCCCTGCTTTTGGCCGAGGAGGTCCACAAGCGCGATCTGCGCAAGCGCGTGAAGCTCAAAAAGGTGATTTTCGGAGCCGAGACCCATACCGACAAGATGCGGCGGCGCTTCGAGAAGTGGCTGGGCATCGAGGAGAGCTTTGACATCACCGGCATGACCGAGCTTTACGGTCCCGGCGCGGGCCTGGAATGCACGGCCCACCAGGGCATCCATTACTGGGCCGACAAGTTCATCCTGGAAGTCCTTGATCCGGTGACGCTCACCCCGGTGGCCCCGGGCGAGGTCGGCGAGATGGTGGTCACGTCGCTGTGCAAGGAAGCCGCGCCGCTGATCCGCTACCGCACCCGCGACCTCACCCGCCAGCTGCCCGAACCGTGTCCGTGCGGCCTTTCCATGCCGCGCCACGACCGGATCCTTGGCCGCTCCGACGACATGTTCGTGTTTCGCGGGGTCAACATCTACCCCGGCCAGATCGCCAGTGTGCTGGAGCATTTCAAGGACGTGGACAGCGAGTTCCAGATTCGCCTGCTGCGCCGCGACGGCCGCGACCAGATGGTGGTCAAGGTGGAGCGCAAGCCCGGCACCGGGCCGGAGCTGGACCAGAACCTGTCCGAGGCCATTTCCATCGAAATGCGCAAGCACCTCTTCGTGCGCGGCTGGGTGGAGATCATGGCCCCGGGCACGCTGCCGCGCACCTTTGGCAAGACCAAGCGCGTGGTGGACGACCGCAACGGCATCGAGGAAGAATAG